GGGGACGCGTCTCACGGATGCGGCCGACACCGGCGATGGAGGTGGAGGAGATAAGCGATTCCGTTTCCTCTTGGCAGCCCGAATGGGCCGTGGGTGAAGCCAAGAAGCAAACCGCCTGTCGACTTACCTGACCCTACCCGACGGCATATTCCATTGCGCTGTGAGTATGCCCGGCATGTGGTGGCAATACGTGCACAGAAGTTGTGCATGGAATCTATGCATGCCAGGATCGCTCCATGACCGACGACGGTACCGCCGCCCCCACCCCCTACATCGGCATGCGCCTCGACGCGCGCGCCGTGCGCGTGCTCGCGCATCCGCTGCGCTCGCGCATCCTGAGCCGCCTGCGCCTGCACGGACCCTCGACGGCGACGGAGCTCGCGGCCGAGCTCGCCACCAACACGGGGGCGACGAGCTACCACCTGCGCGCTCTCGAGTCGGTCGGCCTCGTCGCCGATACGGAGGAGGGGGTCGGCAAGCGTCGCCTCTGGCGGGCCTCGACCGACTACCACGAGTGGACCGACTCCGATTTCGCGGGCGACGAGGACACCCAGACGGCGCTCGGCTGGCTCACGCGCGACTACGTGCGACAGCTCGGCGAGCGGGCCGAACAGTGGCTCGACGTGCGCGAGACGTGGCCGGCCGAGTGGTCCGACCTGCTCGGCCTCGGCGACATGCTCGTGACCGTCACGCCCGAGCAGTTCGCGGCGCTCCTCGGCGAGCTGCGCGAGGTCGTCGAGCGCTACCGCGAGGCGGGTGCGGGCGACCCGCGGGCGCGCCGCATCCACGCCTACGCGGTCGCGCGGCCCGTCGACCTGCGGCCCGACGATCTGCGGCCCGTCGACCCGCGGCCCGAGGCGGAGCCGGATGCCGGGGCGGGCACCGAATGAGCCCCCTGACCGCGCG
The Protaetiibacter sp. SSC-01 genome window above contains:
- a CDS encoding helix-turn-helix transcriptional regulator, whose protein sequence is MTDDGTAAPTPYIGMRLDARAVRVLAHPLRSRILSRLRLHGPSTATELAAELATNTGATSYHLRALESVGLVADTEEGVGKRRLWRASTDYHEWTDSDFAGDEDTQTALGWLTRDYVRQLGERAEQWLDVRETWPAEWSDLLGLGDMLVTVTPEQFAALLGELREVVERYREAGAGDPRARRIHAYAVARPVDLRPDDLRPVDPRPEAEPDAGAGTE